The genomic segment TGCTTTAAGCGGAGCCGGCCCTTCAATAGTGGCTTTGACTTTAGAAAATGAAGTTGAGGTAGGAGAGACTATAGTTCGGGTTTTTGCACAACATGGAATTAAAGCTAATTATAAAGTAGCAGAACCTAATTCGACAGGAGTAATTGTTGAAAATCTTTAAAACAAGCAGTTTTAAGTATATAATTGCAGGAAAGCAGAAGGGAGCAAATGGTTTTGAAACCAAAAAAGTACTTAGTTTTATTATTAACTGCTTAGCAGCTAATCTGGACTTTTAAATACTTTACAGAGCCTCTTCTCAATTGAGAAGAGGCTTTTCAAATTCTAACTATGAGGAGGCAGAAGAGAATGAAATCAGATTTTTTAACAGAATTGGAATCGGAAGTTTTATTATTTGATGGGGCCATGGGAACGCAGCTACAGCAGGCAGGATTGGGGACAGATACGGCCCCTGAAGCATGGAATTTAGAGAATCCAAAAGCAATTAAGAAGATTCATAAGAGTTATCTAGCAGCAGGCAGTAGAGTAATTCAGACCAATACCTTTGGTGCCAATTGTATAAAGTTAGGAAAGTACGACCTAGAGGATAAAGTTACAGAGATTAATCAGGCAGCAGTAGAGATAGCTAAAGAGGTGCAGAAGGACGGCTATGTAGCCGGTTCTATAGGGCCGTTGGGTAAGTTATTTGCTCCTATGGGGACTCTAACCTTTAGAGAAGGTGTTGATGTCTTTGCTGAACAGATTAGAGCCTTAGTTAATGCAGGAGTAGATGTAATCAGTTTTGAGACTATGAATGATCTTCAGGAGCTTAGGGCAGCAGTAGTTGCAGCTAAAGAAGTAACCAGTGAGGTGCCGATCATAGCCCAGATGACCTTTGATGAAAATTTGCGGTCTTTAAGCGGAACCAATCCTCAGATAGCAGCAACAGTTCTGGACTCTTTAGGAGCTGATATTATTGGTGCTAACTGCAGTCTAGGGCCGCAGGGTTTATTGGAGGTATTGAAGGCATTGAATCGAACTACTGACAAACCGATAATTATTCAGCCTAATGCTGGGCTGCCTGAAATAGTAGATGGTGAGACAGTATACCAGCAGTCGCCAGAGGAGATGGCTGAGTATATAAAGAGATTTGTTCAGGAAGGTGCAAATATTATTGGTGGCTGCTGCGGAACATCTCCAGAGCATATTAAGGCTTTTGCCGAAAAGCTTAGTCGGTTAGAGCCTAAAAGATCTGCAGCTGATAAGAAGTTCAGATTAGCCAGCGGTATGGAGTTAGTTGAGTTAAGTGAAGACAGCAGAAGTCTAATGATTGGAGAACAGATTAATACTGACAGCGATAAAAGATTAACAGAAGAGATTAAAGACCAGGTGGAAGCTGGTGCCCAGGTTTTAAATATCAATGTAGATGGAACAGATATTGATGGAGTAGAGATACAGCAGGTAGTAGAGAGGGTTCAGAAGACTTCCCGGGCATCGATGGCCATTGATACTGCTGATATAGAAGTGTTAGAAGCTGGCCTGGAAGCATTTGTTGGTAAAGCCTTGATTAATTCAGTTACCGGCCGAGAAGAGGATTTAAATAGGATTTTACCTCTGGCTAAGAAGTATGGTGCCGGCTTAATCTGTTCAACAGTGGATGATGATGGTATTCCTGGTACTGCTGAAAAAAGAGTTGAGATAGCCAAAAGGATCAAACAGCAGACCGGGGAATACGGTATTGCTCCAGAAGATCTATTGATTAATCCAGTAGCTGTAACTGTTAGCAGCCAACAGGAAGCAGCAATTGAGACACTACAGGCTATAAAGCTAATTAAGGAACATCTGGATTTGAAGACGGTACTGCAGGTTGATAATATTTCCGATAAGTTGCCTAAAAGACTGCTTTTAGATCGAACCTTTATATCTATGGCATTAGGCTATGGTTTGGATGCTTATATAATTGATCCTTTGAATGAAGAAATAAGAGAGACAATTTTAGCTGCGGAAGTTTTAGTAAACAGAGACCGAGATGCTGAAAGATATATTACCGAATTTTAAAATGATCTGTTATCACTTTCTTGTAATATTTTATTTATAGTTTGAAAAACTAATTAATAGCAGACTATTACAAGGGAGTGAAACAATGAAAGAATACAATAATATCTCTGGAGTCACCTGTGATTCACGGAAGGTTGGGGCTGGTGATGCTTTTGTAGCAATTGAGGGTTTTGAGGATGATGGAAATAAATATATAGATGATGCTGTCAAGCAGGGAGCTGAAGTGGTCTATACTGAACGGGAAATAGACCACAGAGAAGTACAGGTAGTTAAAGTTGATAATGCCCGCAAGATTTTGGCCCAATTGGCCAATCAGGTTTATAATTCTCCATCAGAAAGTTTGGAGCTAGTAGGAGTAACAGGTACCAATGGTAAGACAACAACTACTCATTTGATTGAGAAATTATTTTCTGGTTATGGATTTACAACCGGTTTAATTGGAACTGTAAAGATTAAGCTAGGGGATAAGGTTGAAGAAGCAGATTTAACTACTCCTGGTGCTGATCAGATATGTAATTATATGGATAAAATGGTAGATAATAATGTAGATATTGCAGCAATGGAGGTTTCTTCTCATGGAATAAAACTGCATAGAGTTGAAGGACTGGATTTTGATATAGTAGTGTATACTAATTTAACTAAGGATCACTTGGATCTACATGAGGATTTTGAAGACTATTTAGCAACTAAAAAAGAGTTATTTAAACAGGCAGGAGAGGAAAGTACAGCCTTAATCAATCTAGATGATGAGTATGCTGACCGTATTATGTCAGGGTTATCGGCTGAGGTAATTACTTATGGATTTAGCGATAGAGCAGATATACAGGTTACCGAAGCCAGTTATGATGCTGGAGGCAGTAGATTTAGAATTGAAAGTAGCTTAGCTTCTCCTCAGCAGTTTGAGATAGAATTAAATCTGTTGGGGAGACATAATATCTATAATGCGTTAGCAGCAGCAGCTGTCGGTTTAATTTATGGATTAAGTGTTGAAGAGATTAAAGCGCAATTAAAGGAATTTAATCCTTTCTTTAGACGATTAGAAGTTATTTATGATGATAAGTTTACTATTATTGATGATTGTGCCCATAATCCCGGTAACTACAGAGCAGTCTTTGAAACAATTAAAGAATTGGATTATGATAGACTATATATTATAAATGCAATTAGGGGTAACCGAGGTATAACAGTGAGTAGAGAAAACGCAGAAATAATTAGCAAATATATTCCTGATTTAAATCTGTCTAAATTATATATTACTAGCTGTGAAAAATTGGCCAATAAGTATGATGTAGTCTCCGATGAAGAAAGAGAGGTATTTCTTTCCACCCTATGTGATTCTGGACTGGAATTTGAATATTTTGATTATCTGCATCCCTGTCTTAATCAGACACTTAAACAAGTAAAAAGCAATGACCTTATAATATTGTTAGGCGCCCATGCCATGGACCAGGCTGCTGATTTAATCTTAAATTTGATCAATAATAATAATTAAATTGATATTTTGTGATTTCTCCTACTGCAAAATAAATTTCTAACTTTTTTAAGTTAGATTTAATAAAAGGAAGGGAAACTTTCTTTTTTATATAATTAATATAGTAACTTATAAAAAAGTCACTTATGACCAAATAATAATACAAGGAGGTAAATAAAAATGAGTAATTACAAAGGAAAGTTAAATCGACAGTTTCCAGCTAAAATAAGCACTACTGCTTTTACTTCGATCTATATTTTACATTTACTAAAAAATAATGACCATCTGTATGGACAGAAGATACTGGATATGATTAATGAGCAGATGGATGCTAGATGGCAGCCGTCAAGAGGAATGGTATATCCTCTGTTACGGGAAATGGAAGATCAGGGTTATGTGGAAAGCTGGTGGTCAGAACCTGATAAGCGTTCGATTAGATATTATCGCTTAACTGAGAAAGGAGCGGAGCATTTAGAAAAGATGAAGATAAAGTATAAAAGTTCCTTTAGAGAAGCAAGAAAGATTATTGACACAGCTATAGATGAAATCTATCAGGGCAATATTTAAGATAATGTGAAATCATTTATTTTATAAACATATTTTTTGAAAAAAGAGAGACAATAATTATCAGCAGGGAATTAAATCTTTAATTCCCTGCTGATTTTTTATTTATTGATTAATATTGAGCAGATTTAATCAGGAGTGTTGAAAAGTGCTTGATAATTTAATTGATAATGGTAGGATAGGTACTATGTTTGGCCGGACAGTATTTATTTATATTTTTACTTTATTAGCAGTTAGATTAATGGGTAAAAGAGAAGTAG from the Acetohalobium arabaticum DSM 5501 genome contains:
- a CDS encoding Mur ligase family protein, producing MKEYNNISGVTCDSRKVGAGDAFVAIEGFEDDGNKYIDDAVKQGAEVVYTEREIDHREVQVVKVDNARKILAQLANQVYNSPSESLELVGVTGTNGKTTTTHLIEKLFSGYGFTTGLIGTVKIKLGDKVEEADLTTPGADQICNYMDKMVDNNVDIAAMEVSSHGIKLHRVEGLDFDIVVYTNLTKDHLDLHEDFEDYLATKKELFKQAGEESTALINLDDEYADRIMSGLSAEVITYGFSDRADIQVTEASYDAGGSRFRIESSLASPQQFEIELNLLGRHNIYNALAAAAVGLIYGLSVEEIKAQLKEFNPFFRRLEVIYDDKFTIIDDCAHNPGNYRAVFETIKELDYDRLYIINAIRGNRGITVSRENAEIISKYIPDLNLSKLYITSCEKLANKYDVVSDEEREVFLSTLCDSGLEFEYFDYLHPCLNQTLKQVKSNDLIILLGAHAMDQAADLILNLINNNN
- a CDS encoding PadR family transcriptional regulator, which produces MSNYKGKLNRQFPAKISTTAFTSIYILHLLKNNDHLYGQKILDMINEQMDARWQPSRGMVYPLLREMEDQGYVESWWSEPDKRSIRYYRLTEKGAEHLEKMKIKYKSSFREARKIIDTAIDEIYQGNI
- a CDS encoding homocysteine S-methyltransferase family protein, with protein sequence MKSDFLTELESEVLLFDGAMGTQLQQAGLGTDTAPEAWNLENPKAIKKIHKSYLAAGSRVIQTNTFGANCIKLGKYDLEDKVTEINQAAVEIAKEVQKDGYVAGSIGPLGKLFAPMGTLTFREGVDVFAEQIRALVNAGVDVISFETMNDLQELRAAVVAAKEVTSEVPIIAQMTFDENLRSLSGTNPQIAATVLDSLGADIIGANCSLGPQGLLEVLKALNRTTDKPIIIQPNAGLPEIVDGETVYQQSPEEMAEYIKRFVQEGANIIGGCCGTSPEHIKAFAEKLSRLEPKRSAADKKFRLASGMELVELSEDSRSLMIGEQINTDSDKRLTEEIKDQVEAGAQVLNINVDGTDIDGVEIQQVVERVQKTSRASMAIDTADIEVLEAGLEAFVGKALINSVTGREEDLNRILPLAKKYGAGLICSTVDDDGIPGTAEKRVEIAKRIKQQTGEYGIAPEDLLINPVAVTVSSQQEAAIETLQAIKLIKEHLDLKTVLQVDNISDKLPKRLLLDRTFISMALGYGLDAYIIDPLNEEIRETILAAEVLVNRDRDAERYITEF